The sequence TTGGTATTATCGATGTCGGATGGATTCACGAAAACGGTGTTGACGCTTTTGCGAAGCGACCCTACGTGAGACACAAGTACGCTCCTGCTGTCTCCACCGTAGACGCTGGCGTCTCTGAGTCCAACGGTTACTTGGTTGTGTATTGGAAAGGTGTGGCGGAAGCCGACCGGTGCGAGATCGCTCAAATGGCGCACTCGTCGGCCATCGAGGTTTTTGAGGACAGCAAAGAAGGTGGCCGGTTGTTTCTGCGCTTTCGCTCCGAGGATGCCGCTGACGCCTTCCATTCTGAAGTACTGTTGAAATTCACTGCAATGAGGCGGTCCCTCTCGTATGCTGACGCCACCGACTTCTTGCTTGCCAAGGGAGTGGTATGAGCAGAAACTCCAACGACAAAGCgtacctacacacacacacacagacacatacAAAAAGAGTTTCATTGCAAGTCTTTCGGATTGTCTGGagtctctttctttctccctcgtGCAGAGTCGTGCACTTCCACTACGGGTGCATGCGCATAAGGGAGGGCGTAGAAGAGTGGGAAAGGAGTATATGGATAGGGGCTGGTGATAACATTTTCCAACCTTTGCATGCGCTTTCCGACGAATGAGATAAGGTATCTATGAATGAGTCAGGCTGCgcggcgctgtggcaccCTTCAACTCCTCTATGTTTCCACTACTACCTTGTTTACTCGACAAGTTTCTTCATAGTAATTTGCTGTATTCTCCCTCTAAAGGTACTTGTAGCAAAGTACTGTGGCTTAAAGGGAATCTGCACGATGGGGCTGCATCGCGTTGCGCAAGTTTCcgacttcttcttccccgGGTTTggtggggtggaggtgcaCATCTACAATTTAGCCCTGTGCCTGATGCGGAGAGGGCACAAGATCATCATAATCACCCGTGCTTACGGAGACCGCGTTGGGATTCGTTATTACACAAATGGACTGAAGGTGTATTATCTGCCAATACTGGCGGCAAAGCTGCCTCCCGGCTCCGTGACGCTGCCGACGTGGCTCGGTGCGTTTCCGATGCTGCGCACTATCTTCATTCGTGAGCGCATCACTGTCGTACATGGCCACCAGGCCACTTCCAATCTTTGCCACGAGGCGTTATTTCATGCTGGCACCATGGGGATCAAGACGTGCTTCACTGACCACTCGCTCTTTGGGTTTGCCGATGCGGCATCCATCAACATCAACAAGGTGCTCGTATGGAGTCTACGTACAGTTGACCAGGTTATTTGTGTCAGCAACACTTCCCGCGAGAACACCGTGCTGCGCGCACGGATCTCACCGCAGCGGGCAAGCGTAATCCCGAACGCCActgacaccaccaccttcacccCCCCGGACGATCTCAAATACAAGTCTTGGGCATCGAAGATTGACAAGGAGGGGTTGACTATTGTAATCATCACCCGGCTTGTATATCGCAAAGGTGCGGACCTCTTTGTCGATGTCATTCCTGAAGTCTGTCGGCGTCATCCGGATATTAAGTGGGTGATCGGCGGCGATGGACCACGTCGCGCGCAGCTCGAGCAGATGATTGAGCGACACAATTTAATGGGCCGGGTGAAAATGCTCGGTGCGCTAAAGCACTCTGACGTAAAGAGGGTTTTGAACCAGGGTCAGATCTTCCTGAATTGCAGTCTGACAGAGGCATTTTGCATTGCGCTCGTTGAGGCAGCATCGTGCGGTTTACTGTGCGTGTCGACAAAAGTTGGAGGTGTCCCAGAAGTTCTCCCGCCGCCAATGTTGCTTCTGGCGGATGCCGACCCGTCATCTATCATGGCCGCCTTGGAGGAAGCCATCAGCAACGTGCCGCACCACTCACCATGGACACTGCACGACAACTGCAAGCAGTTCTATAGGTGGGACTGGGTGGCGGAGCGCACCGAACGCGTCTACGACCGCATTATGGAAATGCCGGCGCTGTCCTTGTACGAACGGCTGATGAGCTACGCATCTGTCGGGCCTCTGTTTGGGCTCGTGTGCTGGATGCTCTGCTCCTTGGATTGGATTCTGTATAGATTGATGGAGTACTGGATTCCAGCAGAAACTATTGACATTGCGCCAGATTTTCCCATGTCCTCCTATCTTCGCAACAAAGAGAAGATTATGAAGAAGGGAGAGTAGATGGATGCTGTGAtcttgctttttttttcctttgcgcgCTAGCTGTTTGTCTTCTCAATTTCTGCGGCATTTTGATACAACTTCGCTGATTGCACattggtgtgtgtggtccTTACACCTCTAGGCACGTAAATTCGTTCTATTTTTCTGCTTCCTTGAAAACTCTTGCACATCTTCAGTGGGATATTACGTATATCCTTATTTGCAGACTTGTCTTTCCCCGTGTGGATGTGGGCGGTGTGCGATGACCACATCCCTGCCCAGCTACAGCAGGTAGTGTGATCTTCATTTTGTGTCTGCTCTTGACGGACTCTTCGCGACAATCAACACATCTGCGCACCTTTTTTATTCTATTCTATTTGAATTCCTCTCCTCATTGACACTCACGCAACCCTCATGCTACACAATCCCACTCTTGTAGAGAGCATTGTGTCTCTGACGGCTTCATTTCCGGTGCTCACAATATTCACAGATTTCGGTTTGTTTTCTTCGCTTAAACCCTaaagaaaacaacaaaaTAAGCACAAATCATGTTGACAAATAGGCAAGATGAAAAGTTGCTGACGAATCCGCGGGAGTTCCCAGATGAACGAACGCCGAACTTCATCCTCAAGGCAAAGAATGGGCACTTTCACTTCTTGATGACGGAGCCGGATGTGTCCAAGAACTACCTGTGGTACATGTCAGAGCCTAAGCTCGTCGCAGTTCCAGAGCTTGAGGCGGAGATGCGGGTTCCAGGACGTCGCTGGTACGCGACAGACAAGGCTGGCTTTGAGCTGCAGAAGAGGAACAACGCCGTCGCGACTGAGGGTGAGCCGTATGTCTGCCTGCACAACATTAAGAGACCCGAGCTGTACTGGTTCGGTAAGCGTCACGCAGAACCGCCGGTGGAGAAGGTGGCATTGGTGATTTCCGTCGGGGAGCTTTACTTGAAGAGCGCTATTCATCGCAAGCGGCTGGTCCGTGCGCTGATGGACAATATGCGTCGTGTTCTCAAGAACCCGCAGGTCTTCCGCAACGGTGACACGCTGATTGAGGTGCGCAAGGAGGTGCCCACGaaggagcagctgaagcTGCTTGCACTGCTGCCCGGTATTGCCAAGATTTACGAGGGCTCtcaggagaagggggaacgTAAAGGTGACCCTCGCGGCGCGTTCAtctgcgctggcgcgcagGGCATCCCCATCACACCCAATCAGCGCGTCCTCGCTCTTATCAGTGGCGGTATCGACAGCCCAGTGGCAGCGTATCGGATGATGACGCGCGGCTGCCTCGTCAATGGGGTTCACTTTCTCAACAGCACAAACGACACAGCTTCCGTCATGGAGAAGAACCGACGCATCTGCGAGCGTCTGTCAAGCGTGCAGGGCCGCTTTGACATGCACTACGTGGACATTAGCACGCTTCAGTCGCAGATCGTGGCGAATGTGCCCAACCACAACCGTACCTTAATCTACAAGTGGTTCATGCTGTCACTTGCAGCCGGATTTGATGACTCGAGCTTCATTGTCACTGGGGACTCTGCTGGGCAGGTGGCATCACAGACGGTACACAACATCAGCACGCTGTACCCCACAATTTGCAAGGCCGTTATCGCCCCTCTGATTGGTGTGACAAAGAACTTCATCATCGACGAGGCACGTAAGATCAACACCTTTGACTTTTCCATCCAGGAGGGCGCGGACTGCTGCCAGTACATGATGTGCAAATCCGGTGCAAACCTGATGATGGGTCGCCGAACTCTCGATGCGTGTGTACGCCGCATCAAACTGACTGAGCTCAAGGTGATGAAAGAGGTGTACCACGACGGGGAGCTGTGCGAGTCGTCCGAGTTCATATACTATCCCCAGTCTGGCATGCGCGCGTCGAACAATACATCAGTACCATCCCCGCTGGTGCCGGATGCTTCGAACGAGGACGATGCGCACGACGTGGTGTACttcgacgccgctgccggaaCCAAGATTGCAAAGGAGGTCACTATGGCCATGCTGCGGGCTCCTCACGGGAATCCGAATAGCATGCACATGAGCGGCCGAGAGGCTCGCATGGCAGTGGAGAAGGTACGTAGTCAGCTCGCAAAGGTGATGCATGTGCCAGCGAACGACATCATTTTTACATCAGGTGGGACGGAGTCGAACCACATTGCGCTGAACGGCTACCACGTTGTGCGCGAGCCCTGGTCGCACGCCTCGACGACCGGGAATTCGAATATTCCTGCCGGGACCACCGTGGTGAAGGTGGTGGATCTTGTGAACCACGAGACGGGCAGCATTAATCGCAACCTGACTCGCCCCGAGGGCGGCCGCCTACACGTTGACGCAAGCCAAGGTCTGCTTAAGGTCGACTTTGGGTCACTTGACCTCAGCGAAGTCGATTCCATCACGGTCACGGCGCACAAGATCAACGGGCCCGTAGGGGTCGGTGCGGTGTACCTGCGCGACCTGACCTGCAACAAGCTCTTCAGTGGCGGTTCGCAAGAGAAGGGCATCCGTCCGGGGACGGAGAACGTTCCTGCGATCGTTGGCTTCGGTGTGGCTCTAGGCCTCGACCGCAGCCACTCGATTCATAAGAAAATTGATGCTCTCATGAcgcaggagctggagaagatgGGTTGTGAGGTCAACCGTCGCGGCGAGGTCAGCGGCTACATTGTGCACGCCACTCTTCCTACGGGCTACAGCAACACAGATGTGGTGTCACGTCTCTCCACCCAGTACCATGTCGAGATAGGCACCGGGTCTGCGTGCAAGACGAATGAGGTGAACACCACCGTCTACGACACACTCGGGAAGACACCTGCACCCACACGCTCCATTCGCATCAGCTGGGACTCTTTTTCCACTTTGAGCGACGCGGAGCGTGTTTTGAGCGCTCTGAAGAATGTTCTTGAGGAGATCAAGCTGAAGAGGTAGCTTGCTAGTGTATCCCCTAGACAaccacacatacgcacacgtacaTATTTCTCCACCTGCTTTCGCATtctatgttttttttttcccttaATGTAAGTGCCAGGGCTACTAGCTCGCTGTGTGCGCCGCTCATTTCAGTTCATCTTTGGACATTGTGAATTGGAGCACAAGTACAAAGTTGGCAAGCTGGCAAAATCGGCGATGTCAGCTGCATGGATTACAGATTTAGTCACCGGTTTCAGACGCCATGCCGACATACACGCTAAACTGTAATACGCGATGCGATGCTCTACGACAAGAGGTAGCTGGCGACAGCTGTTCTACACCAGAAAAGCACGGATTTTGGGCTTATGAGACGGCAGGAGACCATCTTCGCTCAGCTCC comes from Leishmania braziliensis MHOM/BR/75/M2904 complete genome, chromosome 33 and encodes:
- a CDS encoding UDP-GlcNAc:PI a1-6 GlcNAc-transferase translates to MGLHRVAQVSDFFFPGFGGVEVHIYNLALCLMRRGHKIIIITRAYGDRVGIRYYTNGLKVYYLPILAAKLPPGSVTLPTWLGAFPMLRTIFIRERITVVHGHQATSNLCHEALFHAGTMGIKTCFTDHSLFGFADAASININKVLVWSLRTVDQVICVSNTSRENTVLRARISPQRASVIPNATDTTTFTPPDDLKYKSWASKIDKEGLTIVIITRLVYRKGADLFVDVIPEVCRRHPDIKWVIGGDGPRRAQLEQMIERHNLMGRVKMLGALKHSDVKRVLNQGQIFLNCSLTEAFCIALVEAASCGLLCVSTKVGGVPEVLPPPMLLLADADPSSIMAALEEAISNVPHHSPWTLHDNCKQFYRWDWVAERTERVYDRIMEMPALSLYERLMSYASVGPLFGLVCWMLCSLDWILYRLMEYWIPAETIDIAPDFPMSSYLRNKEKIMKKGE
- a CDS encoding thiamine biosynthesis-like protein, coding for MLTNRQDEKLLTNPREFPDERTPNFILKAKNGHFHFLMTEPDVSKNYLWYMSEPKLVAVPELEAEMRVPGRRWYATDKAGFELQKRNNAVATEGEPYVCLHNIKRPELYWFGKRHAEPPVEKVALVISVGELYLKSAIHRKRLVRALMDNMRRVLKNPQVFRNGDTLIEVRKEVPTKEQLKLLALLPGIAKIYEGSQEKGERKGDPRGAFICAGAQGIPITPNQRVLALISGGIDSPVAAYRMMTRGCLVNGVHFLNSTNDTASVMEKNRRICERLSSVQGRFDMHYVDISTLQSQIVANVPNHNRTLIYKWFMLSLAAGFDDSSFIVTGDSAGQVASQTVHNISTLYPTICKAVIAPLIGVTKNFIIDEARKINTFDFSIQEGADCCQYMMCKSGANLMMGRRTLDACVRRIKLTELKVMKEVYHDGELCESSEFIYYPQSGMRASNNTSVPSPLVPDASNEDDAHDVVYFDAAAGTKIAKEVTMAMLRAPHGNPNSMHMSGREARMAVEKVRSQLAKVMHVPANDIIFTSGGTESNHIALNGYHVVREPWSHASTTGNSNIPAGTTVVKVVDLVNHETGSINRNLTRPEGGRLHVDASQGLLKVDFGSLDLSEVDSITVTAHKINGPVGVGAVYLRDLTCNKLFSGGSQEKGIRPGTENVPAIVGFGVALGLDRSHSIHKKIDALMTQELEKMGCEVNRRGEVSGYIVHATLPTGYSNTDVVSRLSTQYHVEIGTGSACKTNEVNTTVYDTLGKTPAPTRSIRISWDSFSTLSDAERVLSALKNVLEEIKLKR